In Mycobacteriales bacterium, one genomic interval encodes:
- a CDS encoding MFS transporter, giving the protein MAGHWRDDLRAAPTLLASMLLSTAGFGLVLPFLFIYLTKVRGLDPTWVGVAGAWIGLAGLLAAGPAGALVDRYGSRPVYVAVAVLQGVGLGGYAFVHSVWQAFAAATLAAMGGPPLIGAFDTLLASATTEAGRQRFFGLSFVVLNLGIGLGGLIGGAVADVHHPSSFQVLYLCAGGSVVAGGVVVVGLRSLGSALPVVPDAPPHGGWRAVLADRVFVRLVAVGVLLMGCAYGQLEYGFTAFSADVAKVSTRVVGWAFAANCTTIVVIQLGVLPRLEGRSRSRLLALASALLGGSWLVLALAAHRPASSLAIIAVVGCALVFALGEVVMSPIMPALTNSLAPDELRGRYNTLSSMTFGVSGVIGPLSAAPLIGNGLWGVWLALVVGAGGGACAGALTLRRRLTARQDGRESPGARETIKA; this is encoded by the coding sequence GTGGCCGGGCATTGGCGGGACGACCTCCGGGCCGCGCCGACACTGCTCGCGAGCATGCTGCTGTCGACCGCCGGATTCGGGCTGGTGCTGCCGTTCCTGTTCATCTACTTGACGAAGGTGCGCGGTCTCGACCCGACCTGGGTGGGAGTCGCGGGCGCCTGGATCGGGCTCGCCGGCCTGCTCGCCGCGGGGCCGGCCGGTGCGCTGGTGGACCGGTACGGGTCGCGTCCGGTGTACGTGGCCGTCGCGGTGCTGCAGGGAGTCGGGCTCGGCGGCTACGCCTTCGTCCACTCGGTGTGGCAGGCGTTCGCCGCGGCGACTCTCGCGGCGATGGGCGGCCCGCCGCTGATCGGTGCGTTCGACACCCTGCTCGCCTCGGCCACGACCGAGGCGGGCCGGCAGCGGTTCTTCGGGCTCTCCTTCGTCGTGTTGAACCTCGGGATCGGCCTCGGCGGGCTGATCGGAGGCGCGGTGGCCGACGTACACCACCCGAGCTCGTTCCAAGTCCTCTATCTCTGCGCCGGTGGGTCCGTCGTCGCCGGCGGGGTCGTGGTGGTGGGCCTGCGCTCGTTGGGCTCGGCCCTGCCCGTGGTGCCTGACGCGCCACCGCACGGCGGTTGGCGCGCGGTGCTGGCGGACCGGGTGTTCGTACGCCTGGTGGCAGTCGGGGTGCTGCTGATGGGGTGCGCGTACGGCCAGCTCGAGTACGGTTTCACGGCGTTCAGCGCGGACGTCGCCAAGGTCTCGACTCGGGTCGTCGGATGGGCGTTCGCCGCCAACTGCACGACGATCGTGGTCATCCAGCTCGGGGTGCTGCCGCGCCTCGAAGGTCGAAGCCGCAGCCGGCTGCTGGCGCTCGCCTCCGCGCTGCTGGGGGGCTCCTGGCTCGTGCTCGCACTCGCGGCGCACCGGCCGGCGAGCAGCCTCGCCATCATCGCCGTGGTCGGCTGCGCGCTCGTGTTCGCGCTCGGCGAGGTGGTGATGTCCCCGATCATGCCGGCGCTGACCAACAGCCTGGCACCCGACGAGCTGCGTGGCCGCTACAACACGCTGTCCTCGATGACGTTCGGGGTGTCCGGGGTGATCGGCCCGCTGAGCGCCGCGCCGTTGATCGGCAACGGGCTGTGGGGCGTCTGGCTCGCGCTCGTCGTCGGCGCCGGTGGCGGCGCCTGCGCCGGCGCTCTCACGCTGAGGCGTCGCTTGACCGCGCGACAGGACGGGCGGGAGTCTCCGGGGGCGAGAGAAACGATCAAGGCGTGA
- a CDS encoding Ig-like domain-containing protein, with amino-acid sequence MASPFALGTAAAVGIPTNIVLTPDTPAGGSPTTVPTGNCEAYSVLAQDNNGAAANEAFTFTVTETSSANPGATPFKVYSNAATPSSPCSGTGTAVGTTTGTGPYTTTYSLAGVFNASGQAYIGVSSSSVGTGSVKVAATGNGAVSDQDNVSWTASTADAVTKLVASPTSTTQATGTTAKFTVTAEDTNNNPISGVPVFEETTGSTNPDQVADTTSCGSTNASGQATCSVTNGGNAGTDSLVFWVNNSNGTTHSQGPDNGEPQTTASAVFNAGPPFVAANSTLTCTQHTAPNQNTQAASCTVPTSATSETFTATVEDANHNPLSGVTVNFAATAAKLGGTTVTGTSLPSGTGVTNASGQATFSVSDPTPAAGDNVTMTANIIGKSFGGNATATWAAPVASAVSVQPVLQSVVRGGTVTVKAQVTDQFGNALATQPTLTYVVNGRNLKAGTAAADGTITYTDSGTTGNTDTIKVTDSANASITGSATVSYVASTTASTVTVDTSGKGVSDATCGATGNTAATNVASGATTEVCAIVKNSSGEALAGAPVTFTVSGGQVAGTSTVPTSAGTSYSTTTDQAGVAEAYVTSTKSGAQTVTATSGTATGNAAVTYASPSPAQAYTVTVSPTTATIAAGGSQKFTATVTDKTGNPVANVNVVYTQTGAGSVGNGNNQVITASDGTASVTVTTASTDSGAGTLSFSIAAGGNQCSTTGGTCSATASYTVAAAGASGLVLRAPVNGTVGGNVTLTGHATNATGASMAGQLIRFYVGVNGKAVAIGSATTGPAGNASVHYSPTKAGKTSFAAFADTNNDQIRESNEPTSSASTQVRFVERPRVVLTSTHNRVTVHVHTRPAARNALVRYFVKTHGVWHRIGTSRTGPGGNASMRFVESSGHRLSFRVNVTRTPRTTVGTSAVRTIRVR; translated from the coding sequence TTGGCCTCCCCGTTCGCCCTCGGCACCGCCGCAGCCGTCGGCATCCCGACGAACATCGTGCTCACCCCCGACACCCCCGCTGGGGGCTCTCCGACGACGGTGCCGACGGGCAACTGCGAGGCCTACAGCGTCCTGGCCCAAGACAACAACGGCGCCGCGGCGAACGAGGCCTTCACGTTCACCGTGACGGAGACCTCCTCGGCGAACCCGGGCGCGACGCCGTTCAAGGTCTACAGCAACGCGGCCACGCCGAGTTCGCCGTGCTCCGGCACGGGCACCGCGGTCGGCACGACCACGGGCACCGGCCCCTACACGACGACGTACTCCCTCGCCGGCGTCTTCAACGCCAGCGGCCAGGCCTACATCGGCGTCTCGTCGAGCTCGGTCGGGACCGGCAGCGTCAAGGTCGCCGCGACCGGCAACGGCGCGGTCAGCGATCAGGACAACGTGAGCTGGACCGCCAGCACGGCTGACGCCGTCACCAAGCTCGTGGCCAGCCCGACGTCGACGACGCAGGCGACCGGCACCACCGCGAAGTTCACGGTGACCGCCGAGGACACGAACAACAACCCGATCTCGGGCGTGCCGGTCTTCGAAGAGACCACCGGCTCGACCAACCCGGACCAGGTCGCCGACACCACGTCGTGCGGTTCGACCAACGCGAGCGGCCAGGCGACCTGCTCGGTCACCAACGGTGGCAACGCCGGCACCGACTCGCTGGTGTTCTGGGTGAACAACTCGAACGGGACCACGCACTCGCAGGGTCCGGACAACGGTGAGCCGCAGACGACCGCCTCCGCGGTCTTCAATGCGGGCCCGCCGTTCGTCGCCGCGAACAGCACCCTCACCTGCACGCAGCACACCGCCCCGAACCAGAACACCCAGGCGGCCAGCTGCACCGTTCCGACGTCGGCGACGTCGGAGACCTTCACCGCAACCGTCGAAGACGCCAACCACAACCCGCTGTCCGGCGTCACCGTGAACTTCGCGGCGACCGCGGCCAAGCTGGGTGGCACCACCGTGACCGGCACCAGCCTGCCGTCGGGCACCGGCGTCACCAACGCGAGTGGTCAGGCGACCTTCTCCGTCAGCGACCCGACTCCGGCCGCCGGCGACAACGTCACGATGACCGCGAACATCATCGGCAAGTCGTTCGGTGGCAACGCGACCGCGACGTGGGCTGCCCCCGTCGCGAGCGCCGTCAGCGTTCAGCCGGTGCTGCAGAGCGTCGTCCGTGGCGGGACGGTCACCGTCAAGGCGCAGGTGACCGACCAGTTCGGTAACGCGCTCGCGACGCAGCCGACCCTCACCTACGTCGTGAACGGCCGCAACCTCAAGGCCGGCACGGCGGCGGCTGACGGGACGATCACCTACACCGATTCCGGTACGACGGGCAACACCGACACCATCAAGGTCACCGACTCGGCGAACGCCTCCATCACCGGAAGCGCGACGGTCAGCTACGTCGCGTCGACCACGGCGAGCACGGTGACGGTCGACACCAGCGGCAAGGGCGTCTCCGACGCGACCTGCGGCGCGACGGGTAACACCGCCGCCACCAACGTCGCTTCGGGTGCCACCACCGAGGTGTGCGCGATCGTCAAGAACAGCTCCGGTGAGGCTCTCGCCGGCGCTCCCGTGACCTTCACCGTCAGCGGCGGCCAGGTTGCGGGTACCAGCACGGTCCCGACCAGCGCCGGCACGTCGTACAGCACGACGACCGACCAGGCCGGCGTCGCGGAGGCGTACGTCACCTCGACGAAGTCCGGTGCCCAGACGGTCACCGCCACCTCGGGTACGGCGACCGGCAACGCCGCCGTCACCTACGCCTCGCCGAGCCCGGCGCAGGCCTACACGGTGACGGTCAGCCCGACCACCGCGACCATCGCGGCGGGCGGCAGCCAGAAGTTCACCGCCACGGTCACCGACAAGACCGGCAACCCGGTCGCCAACGTCAACGTGGTCTACACCCAGACGGGTGCGGGCTCGGTCGGCAACGGCAACAACCAGGTGATCACCGCCTCCGACGGCACCGCCAGCGTCACCGTCACCACCGCGTCGACTGACTCGGGCGCCGGGACGCTGTCGTTCTCCATCGCGGCGGGTGGCAACCAGTGCAGCACGACCGGCGGCACCTGCTCCGCCACGGCTTCCTACACGGTCGCCGCGGCTGGCGCCAGCGGTCTCGTGCTGCGGGCTCCGGTCAACGGCACCGTCGGCGGCAACGTGACCCTCACCGGTCACGCGACCAACGCCACCGGCGCCTCGATGGCGGGCCAGCTCATCCGGTTCTACGTCGGGGTCAACGGCAAGGCGGTCGCCATCGGTTCGGCGACCACCGGTCCGGCAGGCAACGCGTCGGTGCACTACTCGCCGACCAAGGCCGGCAAGACCAGCTTCGCCGCCTTCGCCGACACGAACAACGACCAGATTCGCGAGAGCAACGAGCCCACCAGCTCGGCGTCCACGCAGGTCCGGTTCGTCGAGCGGCCGCGTGTCGTGCTCACCTCCACCCACAACCGGGTGACGGTGCACGTGCACACCCGTCCGGCGGCGCGCAACGCGCTGGTTCGGTACTTCGTGAAGACCCACGGCGTCTGGCACCGGATCGGCACCAGCCGTACCGGTCCCGGCGGCAACGCCTCGATGCGGTTCGTCGAGTCGTCCGGTCACCGGCTGTCCTTCCGCGTGAACGTGACGCGGACGCCGCGGACCACCGTGGGGACCTCCGCGGTCCGCACGATCCGGGTCAGGTAG